The Gemmatimonadota bacterium genome contains the following window.
GGTGGTGGACGCCCTCCGGCAGGCTTAGGGCTCGGCACTCGGCGCTCGGCGCTGGGCACTAGGCACTCGACCGGGGGTGGCGACCCTGCTAGGTTTCTCTCCTCTGCCATTTTGGCACTTTCCGTTACTTAAGTCGTTGAACCTTAGCGCACTGAGGGGTTCGGTCGCATGAGCGATTCGTCCAGTTTGCTTCGTACTCCGTTGGCCGAGATCCACCGGGCCCTTGGCGGGAAGATGGTACCGTTCGCCGGGTGGGAAATGCCGGTCCAGTATTCGGCCGGGATCATGGCGGAGCATCAGGCGGTGCGGAACGGGTGCGGGGTGTTCGATGTGTCCCACATGGGGGAGTTCGAGGTGACGGGGCCGGACCGGAACGCGTTCGTCAACCGGATTACCTCCAACGACGTCGGCGCGCTCGCGGCCGGACAGGTCCAATACTCGGCGATCCTCAACAAAGAGGGGACTTTCGTCGACGACTGTACGGTCTACCGGTTCGACAACAAGCTGATGATCGTGGTCAACGCGTCCAATCGCGCCAAGGCGTGGGAGCACATCGTTGATCTGAAAGGCGGGGCCAACATCCGGCTTCGCGACATTTCCGACGACATTGGGCTCCTGGCCGTGCAGGGGCCCACGACCCAGGCCTTGCTGCAGCCGATCACCAACATGGCGCTCGATACCATCGGCTACTATCACCACGGCCAGGGCCGGATCGGCGGCGTGGACTGTTTCATCTCTCGGACCGGCTACACCGGGGAAGACGGGTTGGAGCTCTATTGCCGGTGGAAAGACACCGTTGCGCTCTGGGAAGCCGTTACCAAAGTGGGGGCGCACCCGATCGGGCTCGGCGCCCGCGACTCGCTCCGGCTCGAAATGGGCTATGCGCTCTACGGCCAGGAAATCGACGACACCATCACGCCGTTCGAGGCCGGGCTTGCCTGGATCGTGAAGCTCGACAAGGGCTCGCCGTTCGTCGGGGCCGAGGCGCTTCGGGCCCAGAAGGAACGGGGGCTGGTCCGCAAATTGGTGGGGTTCACGCTCGAGGGACGGGGCATTGCCCGGCACAACTACCCGGTGTGGTGCGACGGCAACCAGGTCGACGTGGTCCGGAGCGGCGGCCAGAGCCCTTCGTTAGGCGTCTCGATCGGCACCACCTTCCTGCCGGCGGCCTCGGCCAAGATCGGGACCCGGTTCGAGGTCGAGTGCCGGAACGAGAAGATCCCGGCCCTGGTGGTCAAGCGGCCGTTCTGGGAGAAGGGGTCGGTCAAGAAGTAACCGATGCGGGTAGCCATTCTCACGATCTCTGACGCCGGATCGCGTGGTGAGCGGGAGGACACCTCCGGTCAGGCCATTGCCGACTGGGCCGCCGGACATGGCTACCAGGTCACCGTCCGAGATCTGGTGCCCGATATGGTCAACCTGATCGTGGCCCGGCTCACCGCGTGGGCCGATAATGGTCTGGCCGATGTCATCCTGACGACCGGGGGCACCGGGCTGACCGAGCGGGACGTGACCCCGGAGGCCACCCGGGTGGTGCTGGAACGCGAGGCCCCCGGGATTGCCGAGGCGATCCGGATGAGCGCCTACCCCCGATTCCCCAAGGCGGTGTTGTCCCGGGGCGTGGCCGGCACTCGGCGCCGGACCTTGATCGTGAATTTGCCGGGAAGTGCAGGTGGGGTGAAGGACGGACTGGCCGTGCTGGACCCGTTGGTCGGGCATGCGGTGGATTTGATCACCGGCACCCGAACCGGGCACTGAGGCTCCTCGATGTCTGCCATTGTGCTGACCCTCGCCGATCTCGAAACGGCGGTCCCGCTCAACGCCGCGTTGGAGCAGGCCGGCTTTACCACCGAACTGGTCTCGGCGGTCGACGATGCCCGGGCCTCGGTCCGCCGGGAGCAACCGGATCTCATCATCCTGACCGGGGCGGTCCACGAAGCCCCGGCGCTCGACCTCGTCAACTACGCCCGCGAGCTCGAAATCTTTACCCTGGTGCTCCTCGAACCGACCGACTCTGAGCGCGCCGAGCGGGTCGAGCGCCTGGCCCCGACCGAAACGATGCTGAAGCCGATCAAGCAGGGCGATGCGGTCGTGTTGGCCCGCCGGCTGGTCGAACGTCGGCGGCTCCAGCAGCGGATCGGGATATCCGGTCAGAGCGGCGCCATTCACCAGGTGTTGGTCAAGATCGAGCAGATGGCGGGGGTCTCCACCACCGTGCTGATCCAGGGTGAGTCGGGCACCGGCAAGGAACTTGTCGCCAAGGCCCTCCACGATCTGTCGCCTCGGCGGGGCAAGCCCTTCATTCCGGTCAACTGCGCGGCGCTCCCCGAGTCGTTGCTCGAGTCGGAGTTGTTCGGGCATGAAAAGGGGGCCTTTACCGGCGCGGCTGAACGGCGGTTGGGGCGCTTCGAGCTGGCCGACACGGGGACGATCTTCCTCGACGAGATCGGCGAGATTCCTCAGAGCGTCCAAGTCAAACTGCTCCGGGTGCTGGAGACTCGGTCGTTTTTTCGAGTTGGCGGGGTCCAGCCGATCAAGGTCGACGTTCGGGTGGTGGCGGCCACCAACCGGGCGTTGCGCGATTCGGTCGCGATGGGCGAGTTCCGCGATGATCTCTATTACCGCCTCAGCGTCCTCAATATCGAGCTGACGCCGCTGCGAGAGCGGCGAGAAGACATCGGGCTGTTGCTCCGCCGGTTCATCCGGGAGTTCGTCAAGCTCCATGACCGCCCGTTCCGGGGCATTACCGCGGAGGCCATGCAGCGGTTGGTGGGGGCACCGTGGCCCGGGAACGTCCGGCAGCTTCGGAACCTGGTCGAGTCGATGGTGGTGCTGGCGCCGGGGTCGGAGATCCGGGCGGCGGATATCCCCGCCGAAGTGTTGGAGGGAGCCCACACCTTGCTGCCTGTCCTCGCCAGTTCGGCGGGGCGTCAACAACCGAGTCAGGAACTCGAATTCATCCTCCGGAGCCTGATGGACCTCCGCCTCCAGGTCGAGGAGTTGCGTCGGCGGCTCGACGAGCGGGGTTCCAAGGTCCAAGGCATTGAAATCCCGGAGACCTCGGTCGCTTCCTTGCATGAGTTCGTGCCAGAAACTGCACCGCAGGATGTCCTCTACCGCCCTGGCATGACTATGGCAGAAGTTGAGAAGGCGACAATTGGAGCGGCGCTGAAAGAGTCCCGCGGCAATCGCCGCCAAGCGGCCGCAAAGCTAGGAATTGGAGAGCGAACGCTCTATCGGAAGATCAAGGATTATCGACTCGACTGAGCAGCCAGGTGTAAAGCTTTAAGGCACTGGAAGCGGCTTGACTTTGCCACCGCCACTGGGTTCCGTTCTGGG
Protein-coding sequences here:
- the gcvT gene encoding glycine cleavage system aminomethyltransferase GcvT, giving the protein MSDSSSLLRTPLAEIHRALGGKMVPFAGWEMPVQYSAGIMAEHQAVRNGCGVFDVSHMGEFEVTGPDRNAFVNRITSNDVGALAAGQVQYSAILNKEGTFVDDCTVYRFDNKLMIVVNASNRAKAWEHIVDLKGGANIRLRDISDDIGLLAVQGPTTQALLQPITNMALDTIGYYHHGQGRIGGVDCFISRTGYTGEDGLELYCRWKDTVALWEAVTKVGAHPIGLGARDSLRLEMGYALYGQEIDDTITPFEAGLAWIVKLDKGSPFVGAEALRAQKERGLVRKLVGFTLEGRGIARHNYPVWCDGNQVDVVRSGGQSPSLGVSIGTTFLPAASAKIGTRFEVECRNEKIPALVVKRPFWEKGSVKK
- a CDS encoding MogA/MoaB family molybdenum cofactor biosynthesis protein — translated: MRVAILTISDAGSRGEREDTSGQAIADWAAGHGYQVTVRDLVPDMVNLIVARLTAWADNGLADVILTTGGTGLTERDVTPEATRVVLEREAPGIAEAIRMSAYPRFPKAVLSRGVAGTRRRTLIVNLPGSAGGVKDGLAVLDPLVGHAVDLITGTRTGH
- a CDS encoding sigma-54-dependent Fis family transcriptional regulator, translated to MSAIVLTLADLETAVPLNAALEQAGFTTELVSAVDDARASVRREQPDLIILTGAVHEAPALDLVNYARELEIFTLVLLEPTDSERAERVERLAPTETMLKPIKQGDAVVLARRLVERRRLQQRIGISGQSGAIHQVLVKIEQMAGVSTTVLIQGESGTGKELVAKALHDLSPRRGKPFIPVNCAALPESLLESELFGHEKGAFTGAAERRLGRFELADTGTIFLDEIGEIPQSVQVKLLRVLETRSFFRVGGVQPIKVDVRVVAATNRALRDSVAMGEFRDDLYYRLSVLNIELTPLRERREDIGLLLRRFIREFVKLHDRPFRGITAEAMQRLVGAPWPGNVRQLRNLVESMVVLAPGSEIRAADIPAEVLEGAHTLLPVLASSAGRQQPSQELEFILRSLMDLRLQVEELRRRLDERGSKVQGIEIPETSVASLHEFVPETAPQDVLYRPGMTMAEVEKATIGAALKESRGNRRQAAAKLGIGERTLYRKIKDYRLD